Proteins from one Capricornis sumatraensis isolate serow.1 chromosome 2, serow.2, whole genome shotgun sequence genomic window:
- the SNAPIN gene encoding SNARE-associated protein Snapin: MAGASSAAVSGAGTPVAGPAGRDLFAEGLLEFLRPAVQQLDSHVHAVRESQVELREQIDNLATELCRINEDQKVALDLDPYVKKLLNARRRVVLVNNILQNAQERLRRLNHSVAKETARRRAMLDSGVYPSGSPSK, translated from the exons ATGGCAGGCGCTAGTTCCGCCGCTGTGTCCGGTGCAGGGACGCCCGTGGCGGGGCCCGCAGGCCGCGACCTCTTTGCCGAGGGGCTCCTCGAGTTCCTGAGACCAGCTGTGCAGCAGCTTGACTCTCACGTCCACGCCGTCAG AGAGAGCCAAGTAGAGCTCCGGGAACAAATTGACAACCTAGCCACCG AACTGTGCCGTATCAATGAGGACCAGAAAGTGGCCCTGGATCTCGACCCCTATGTGAAGAAGCTCCTTAATGCCCGACGACGAGTCGTCTTGGTCAATAACATCCTCCAGAATGCCCAG GAACGGCTGAGAAGGCTAAACCACAGCGTGGCCAAGGAAACAGCCCGAAGGAGAGCAATGTTGGATTCAGGAGTATACCCCTCTGGTTCCCCAAGCAAGTAA